The Shewanella japonica genome has a window encoding:
- a CDS encoding GFA family protein has translation MSDNHTNTEEKETPSSQDVTGSEQSRGSDDFIHQGGCLCGAIRYQITHRPFDADYCHCSQCQKSSGAVFQAWMDFKVEQVEWIAGKPVEFTSSEHVRRGFCQQCGCTISFRDTRHPGYYTLTIGSLDNPNLIHPNYHIHTANQVSWLNILDTCERYPLDRS, from the coding sequence ATGAGTGATAATCACACCAATACTGAAGAAAAGGAAACTCCAAGCAGTCAAGATGTTACTGGATCTGAGCAGAGCCGCGGCTCTGATGATTTTATACATCAAGGAGGATGTTTATGCGGGGCAATTCGCTATCAGATTACACATCGTCCTTTTGACGCGGATTATTGCCATTGCAGTCAATGTCAAAAATCTTCCGGTGCTGTGTTTCAAGCGTGGATGGATTTTAAGGTTGAGCAGGTCGAGTGGATTGCGGGCAAGCCCGTCGAATTTACCTCTTCTGAACATGTTCGCCGAGGTTTTTGTCAGCAATGTGGCTGTACAATAAGTTTTAGAGATACTCGCCATCCAGGCTACTATACTTTGACCATTGGCTCGCTAGACAACCCAAACCTTATTCACCCGAATTACCATATTCATACAGCGAACCAAGTGAGTTGGCTTAATATTCTTGATACCTGCGAGCGCTACCCGCTGGATCGAAGTTAA
- the hldE gene encoding bifunctional D-glycero-beta-D-manno-heptose-7-phosphate kinase/D-glycero-beta-D-manno-heptose 1-phosphate adenylyltransferase HldE: MKVSLPAFEKARVLVVGDVMLDRYWVGPTGRISPEAPVPVVNIKDIEDRPGGAANVALNIAALGGQVQLAGIVGADETAQALTVGVQAQGVEPRWLTVADKPTITKLRIFSRNQQLIRLDFEEKYSCADSDNLLNTSEPILDNVDVLVLSDYAKGAIDSPVDFIAKARAKGVTVLVDPKGSDFSRYRGASLLTPNMSEFEAVVGPVVDEADLIAKAKGLIEQFELGAILVTRSEKGMTLISQDEAELHIPTVAREVYDVTGAGDTVISALASSLAAGSSMAQACSIANMAAGVVVAKLGTATVSRIELIEALALNQGESGFGVVSEDQLMYALEQARLRGEKVVMTNGCFDILHAGHVSYLQQAKALGDRLIVAVNDDASVKRLKGEGRPVNQEDRRMAVLAGLASVDWVIPFSEDTPQRVISRLLPDALVKGGDYKVEEIAGGAEVMAAGGTVEILGFEDGVSTTAIIENIMAKK, encoded by the coding sequence ATGAAGGTATCTCTCCCAGCATTCGAAAAAGCCCGTGTACTAGTTGTCGGTGATGTCATGCTTGACCGCTATTGGGTAGGGCCTACAGGGCGAATTTCACCAGAAGCGCCCGTGCCAGTAGTTAACATTAAAGACATAGAAGACCGTCCAGGTGGTGCTGCAAACGTGGCATTGAATATTGCCGCATTAGGTGGGCAAGTTCAGCTTGCAGGCATTGTTGGTGCCGATGAAACAGCCCAAGCATTGACCGTAGGTGTTCAAGCTCAAGGTGTAGAACCTCGTTGGTTAACTGTTGCCGACAAACCAACCATCACTAAATTACGTATTTTTTCACGTAACCAACAATTAATTCGCCTAGATTTTGAAGAGAAATATAGTTGCGCTGACAGTGATAACTTATTAAACACCAGTGAACCCATCTTAGATAATGTCGATGTACTGGTTTTGTCCGATTATGCTAAAGGCGCAATTGATTCCCCTGTTGATTTTATTGCCAAAGCACGTGCTAAAGGCGTGACCGTATTAGTTGACCCGAAAGGCAGTGATTTTTCTCGTTATCGAGGTGCATCATTATTGACGCCAAACATGAGCGAATTTGAAGCCGTAGTCGGCCCTGTCGTAGATGAGGCGGATCTCATTGCCAAAGCTAAAGGCTTAATTGAACAATTTGAGCTAGGGGCTATTCTAGTCACTCGTTCAGAAAAAGGCATGACGTTAATTAGCCAAGATGAAGCTGAACTACATATCCCTACGGTTGCCCGTGAAGTTTATGATGTGACTGGTGCAGGCGATACAGTGATTTCTGCGTTAGCTAGTTCATTAGCTGCCGGCAGTTCAATGGCACAAGCTTGTTCTATTGCCAATATGGCTGCAGGTGTTGTGGTTGCAAAATTAGGTACTGCAACGGTAAGCCGAATTGAATTGATTGAAGCACTTGCATTAAATCAAGGCGAGTCAGGCTTTGGTGTGGTCTCAGAAGATCAGTTAATGTATGCCCTTGAGCAAGCGAGACTACGTGGTGAAAAAGTGGTCATGACCAATGGTTGTTTTGATATTTTACATGCTGGGCATGTGAGTTATTTACAACAAGCCAAAGCTTTAGGCGATCGTTTAATTGTTGCTGTGAATGACGATGCTTCAGTTAAACGCTTAAAAGGTGAGGGAAGACCGGTCAACCAAGAGGACCGCCGTATGGCAGTGCTTGCAGGTTTAGCGTCTGTTGATTGGGTGATTCCGTTTAGTGAAGACACACCACAACGTGTCATTAGTCGTTTATTACCTGATGCGTTGGTTAAAGGCGGTGATTATAAAGTCGAAGAGATTGCTGGCGGAGCTGAAGTTATGGCAGCTGGTGGAACGGTTGAAATCTTAGGATTTGAAGATGGCGTATCAACCACAGCAATTATCGAAAATATTATGGCTAAAAAGTAG
- a CDS encoding response regulator codes for MGKPYSVLVVDDHPLLRRGICQLITSDGDFKLFGEAGTGLDALTAIGEDEPDIILLDLNMKGMSGLDTLNAMRQEGVTARIVILTVSDAKQDVVRLLRAGADGYLLKDTEPDLLLEQLKKAMLGHRVISDEVEEYIYELKNADNDETWIASLTPRELQILKELAEGKSNRVVAEALHISEGTVKVHVKNLLRKANAKSRTEMAVRYLNH; via the coding sequence ATGGGTAAACCTTATTCAGTATTAGTAGTAGATGACCACCCGCTTCTTCGACGTGGTATTTGTCAGTTAATAACCTCAGACGGTGATTTTAAACTGTTTGGTGAAGCAGGAACGGGATTGGATGCGTTAACCGCCATCGGTGAAGACGAGCCGGATATTATTCTGCTCGACTTAAATATGAAGGGCATGTCAGGCTTAGATACACTTAATGCAATGCGCCAAGAAGGAGTAACAGCCCGCATTGTTATTTTAACTGTATCAGATGCCAAACAAGATGTTGTTCGTCTGCTGCGAGCTGGCGCTGACGGATACTTACTCAAAGACACTGAGCCTGATTTATTACTTGAGCAACTTAAAAAAGCCATGCTAGGTCATCGTGTGATCAGCGACGAAGTTGAAGAGTATATTTACGAGCTGAAAAATGCTGACAATGATGAAACGTGGATAGCATCGCTCACACCACGTGAGCTGCAAATCCTTAAAGAGTTAGCAGAAGGCAAGAGTAATCGTGTTGTCGCAGAGGCGCTACACATCAGTGAAGGCACAGTAAAAGTGCATGTTAAAAACTTACTCCGTAAAGCAAATGCAAAATCCCGTACAGAAATGGCAGTAAGATATTTAAACCATTAG
- a CDS encoding M16 family metallopeptidase, with protein sequence MTQPDFIPPKRSSFKQYIAYGMSFISVVLSPQLQANSQCLLQSQINQLQHIENQIALTELDNGLILRQVHRPEQATVSIASQFNVGSRNEPSGQSGYAHLFEHLLFKGSLNAPADSYPRTMSAIGAQFNASTHFDYTNYYATIPAQALALSLFLEADRFINPVLSAETVNNQQGAVLEEMATSIDNQPYIRPAMEFLLSQVKGSPYAHAIIGSKQDVTSATASALQTFHQRYYRPDAMQLSLVGHLEEDSLALVKQHFSGWTSPNIPHDSFEQLSINAKAIQTEIVDERGPWPAILMAWHTVGREHADYEAISLLQGYLFQNLRSALAKQTLASPSHMLSYSIPLTMENHGVTNLVLVPRANTSLNELQKLTDSLFADIMAKGMTEQQLCELKTLALSQQLQQFSHSQTLAKHLSNTANRDKNAPLTQPWQRIQAVLPDDISRVTQAYFFDKTVRVDLLPPWYIRWGKSVLEVLPQGMAETLEGWAL encoded by the coding sequence GTGACACAACCTGACTTCATTCCGCCTAAGCGCTCGAGTTTTAAACAATATATTGCTTATGGGATGTCTTTTATCAGTGTCGTGCTCAGCCCTCAACTGCAAGCCAACTCCCAATGTCTGCTTCAGTCGCAAATCAACCAACTACAACATATTGAAAACCAAATAGCGCTAACAGAGCTCGATAACGGATTAATATTGAGACAAGTACACAGACCCGAACAGGCCACTGTCTCCATTGCCAGTCAATTTAATGTTGGTTCTAGGAACGAACCCAGTGGACAATCAGGTTATGCACACTTATTTGAGCACCTTCTGTTTAAAGGCAGCCTTAATGCACCAGCAGATAGCTACCCAAGAACCATGAGTGCAATAGGAGCTCAGTTTAATGCCAGTACCCATTTTGATTACACCAATTACTACGCCACTATCCCAGCTCAAGCCTTGGCTTTAAGTTTATTTTTAGAGGCTGATCGCTTTATTAACCCAGTGTTATCAGCTGAAACAGTCAACAATCAACAAGGTGCTGTCTTAGAGGAAATGGCAACCAGCATTGATAATCAACCCTACATACGTCCCGCTATGGAGTTTTTATTATCGCAAGTAAAAGGCAGTCCCTATGCACATGCGATTATTGGCAGTAAACAGGACGTCACCAGTGCTACAGCCTCAGCATTACAGACATTTCATCAACGTTACTATCGCCCTGACGCAATGCAATTATCCTTAGTAGGCCATTTAGAAGAGGACAGTCTTGCCCTTGTAAAGCAGCACTTTTCAGGCTGGACATCACCAAATATTCCTCATGATAGCTTCGAACAACTCAGTATTAATGCCAAAGCAATTCAAACAGAAATCGTCGATGAGCGTGGTCCATGGCCAGCAATCCTTATGGCTTGGCATACTGTTGGAAGAGAACATGCTGATTATGAAGCTATTTCTTTACTGCAAGGATATTTATTTCAAAATCTACGCAGCGCTCTCGCAAAGCAAACATTAGCATCGCCATCTCACATGCTCAGTTATTCAATTCCATTAACAATGGAGAATCACGGCGTCACCAATTTGGTTCTCGTCCCACGGGCAAACACCTCACTGAATGAGCTACAGAAATTAACTGATTCACTATTTGCCGACATCATGGCCAAAGGGATGACAGAGCAACAATTATGTGAACTTAAAACATTAGCACTATCTCAACAGTTACAGCAGTTTTCGCACTCGCAAACACTTGCTAAACACTTATCAAATACAGCCAATAGAGATAAAAATGCTCCATTAACGCAGCCATGGCAGCGTATTCAAGCAGTACTTCCTGATGATATATCGCGAGTTACCCAAGCGTATTTTTTTGATAAAACAGTTCGAGTGGACTTGCTACCACCTTGGTACATTCGGTGGGGTAAAAGCGTACTTGAAGTATTACCCCAAGGAATGGCTGAGACGCTAGAAGGCTGGGCGCTATAA
- a CDS encoding LpxL/LpxP family Kdo(2)-lipid IV(A) lauroyl/palmitoleoyl acyltransferase: MVEKAQFGSHLLHPKHWPLWLGVGLMRLTQLLPLRWQMAMGKGLGRLVLKFAGSRKHTAERNLSLCFPDMPEQERAALLTRNFEETGKALFDTINAWWWSNDKVQRHMTMKGDQHVRDTLDNGNGVILFAVHCLPLEMGARMFGQFQPGIGVYRPHDNPVMEYLQVNGRLRSNKGLVPKRDLRNMVRSLRNPDVIWYTADQDFGRSSAVFIPLYAVPDAATITGATTLAKLGKAKVLPFFVERNADDSGYHMEIMPPLDNFPGDNELEDAIRGNKIIENIIDRNRCQYMWLHRRFKTRPTKETPSLYQ, from the coding sequence GTGGTAGAAAAAGCGCAATTTGGTTCTCATTTATTACATCCTAAACATTGGCCACTATGGTTAGGTGTTGGATTAATGAGGCTAACTCAACTATTACCTTTGCGTTGGCAAATGGCAATGGGTAAAGGGTTAGGCCGTTTAGTGTTGAAATTTGCTGGCAGTAGAAAGCACACAGCAGAGCGAAATTTAAGTTTGTGTTTTCCTGATATGCCAGAGCAAGAAAGAGCAGCTTTATTAACACGCAACTTTGAAGAAACCGGCAAAGCCTTATTTGATACCATCAACGCATGGTGGTGGTCTAATGATAAAGTGCAACGTCATATGACCATGAAAGGCGATCAGCACGTGCGTGACACCTTAGATAATGGCAATGGTGTCATCTTGTTTGCAGTGCACTGTTTACCATTAGAAATGGGCGCAAGAATGTTTGGCCAATTCCAGCCAGGAATCGGGGTTTATCGCCCGCATGATAACCCTGTGATGGAGTACTTACAGGTCAATGGCCGCTTACGTTCGAATAAAGGTCTTGTGCCTAAACGTGATCTTCGTAATATGGTCAGAAGCCTGCGAAATCCCGATGTGATTTGGTATACAGCAGATCAAGATTTTGGTCGCTCTAGTGCGGTATTTATTCCGCTTTACGCAGTACCAGATGCCGCCACAATTACTGGTGCAACGACCCTAGCTAAACTTGGTAAAGCCAAGGTATTGCCTTTTTTCGTTGAACGAAACGCTGACGATAGCGGTTATCACATGGAAATCATGCCGCCACTGGATAATTTCCCTGGTGACAATGAACTCGAAGATGCGATTCGTGGTAACAAGATTATTGAAAATATTATTGATAGAAACCGTTGCCAATACATGTGGTTACATAGAAGATTCAAAACTAGACCGACTAAAGAAACCCCTTCCTTATATCAATAA
- a CDS encoding L,D-transpeptidase family protein: MIKSFCVSLIAISVLLTSLNAAAVEYRLPAKESRLIGENQYYVVPEGKLTLEAIAAEFQLGLSNMMEANPGVDPYLPKPGSTLVIPHQLILPDAPRKGIVINSAEMRLYYYPKGTNTVEVLPIGIGQVGRDTPENWVTQVYRKRANPTWTPTQKTREIYAAKGVELPDVWPAGPDNPMGLFALYVGNLFAVHGTNASFGIGLRVSQGCVRLREDDIEHLFNSVPVGTRVEFVNQPIKATVEPDGNRYLEVHQPLSETIEQFESNEQLPLTLNKQITAIVAHADTDSFTLKRLLEQRTGIPTRINTAQQAHNEQQLSPKNSD; the protein is encoded by the coding sequence ATGATTAAGTCGTTTTGCGTCAGTTTAATTGCTATATCAGTCTTATTAACGAGTCTCAATGCTGCAGCTGTTGAATACCGTCTGCCAGCTAAAGAAAGTCGATTAATTGGTGAAAACCAGTATTACGTGGTTCCTGAGGGTAAACTTACCCTAGAAGCCATTGCTGCTGAGTTTCAGTTAGGCTTGAGCAACATGATGGAAGCCAACCCAGGTGTCGACCCATATCTACCTAAGCCTGGTAGCACGCTGGTTATTCCTCATCAGTTAATTTTGCCAGATGCGCCTCGTAAAGGAATTGTGATTAATAGCGCTGAAATGCGTTTATATTACTACCCTAAAGGGACCAACACTGTTGAAGTATTACCTATAGGCATAGGTCAAGTTGGACGAGATACACCAGAGAATTGGGTCACTCAAGTGTACCGCAAGCGTGCGAATCCGACATGGACTCCTACTCAAAAAACACGTGAAATATACGCAGCAAAAGGCGTTGAGTTACCCGATGTTTGGCCAGCTGGCCCTGATAACCCAATGGGGCTTTTCGCGCTCTACGTTGGTAATTTATTCGCTGTCCATGGCACTAATGCCTCGTTCGGCATTGGCCTGAGAGTCAGCCAAGGCTGTGTCAGACTTCGAGAAGATGACATCGAGCACCTGTTTAATAGCGTACCTGTAGGCACACGAGTCGAGTTTGTTAACCAACCGATTAAGGCTACTGTTGAACCTGACGGAAATCGTTATTTAGAAGTTCATCAACCACTGTCTGAAACCATTGAGCAGTTTGAGTCAAATGAGCAACTCCCTTTAACCCTAAACAAACAAATTACTGCGATTGTGGCGCATGCTGATACCGATTCATTTACACTTAAACGCTTATTAGAGCAACGTACTGGTATTCCGACCCGCATCAATACCGCTCAGCAAGCTCATAATGAGCAACAATTGAGTCCAAAAAACTCTGATTAG
- the nrfA gene encoding ammonia-forming nitrite reductase cytochrome c552 subunit: MKMKGRVIALSALMATSFMMTSAMASDKTEPRNDVYKDKYKQQFESWHATSESTEIVDVLEEDPNLVVLWAGYGFAKDYNKARGHHYAVTDVRNTLRTGAPTGPDDGPMPMACWSCKSPDVPRMIEEQGEDGYFKGKWAKGGPEIVNTIGCSDCHVKGSPKLRISRPYVDRALEAIDKPFDKASRKDKQSMVCGQCHVEYYFEKTADRKGYVKFPWDNGTTVEEMEVYYDAINFADWTHAISKTPMLKAQHPGYETWMLGMHGKNNVSCTDCHMPRVAKANGKGKFTDHKVGNPFDRFDETCATCHEGKTKEFMMEVTHENQKSVTEIKLRAETQLVHAHFEAGAAWDAGATEAEMKPILTDIRHSQWRWDFATASHGVAAHAPAEALRILGGAVDKAADARIKLAQLLAAKGVKMPIAIPDISTKAKAQKALGMDMDKMNADKQKFLKDLVPQWDAEAKKREATY, translated from the coding sequence ATGAAGATGAAAGGAAGAGTTATTGCGCTTAGCGCATTGATGGCAACCAGTTTTATGATGACTAGTGCAATGGCTAGTGATAAGACTGAACCTCGTAACGATGTTTACAAGGACAAGTATAAGCAGCAATTTGAAAGCTGGCACGCAACGTCAGAAAGTACTGAAATTGTTGATGTGCTAGAAGAAGATCCAAACCTAGTTGTGTTATGGGCAGGTTACGGGTTTGCTAAAGATTACAATAAAGCACGTGGTCACCACTATGCTGTGACTGATGTGCGTAACACTTTACGTACTGGTGCACCGACTGGACCAGATGATGGCCCAATGCCTATGGCTTGTTGGAGCTGTAAAAGCCCTGACGTACCTCGCATGATTGAAGAGCAAGGTGAAGACGGTTACTTCAAAGGTAAATGGGCTAAAGGCGGTCCTGAAATCGTTAACACTATCGGTTGTAGTGATTGTCACGTAAAAGGTTCACCAAAATTACGTATTTCTCGTCCATATGTTGACCGTGCTTTAGAAGCCATTGATAAGCCTTTTGATAAAGCTTCTCGTAAAGACAAGCAATCAATGGTTTGTGGTCAGTGTCACGTTGAATACTACTTTGAGAAAACAGCTGACCGTAAAGGTTATGTGAAATTCCCATGGGATAACGGTACCACTGTTGAAGAAATGGAAGTGTACTATGACGCAATCAACTTTGCTGATTGGACTCACGCAATTTCTAAAACACCTATGTTAAAAGCACAGCACCCTGGTTATGAAACTTGGATGTTAGGTATGCACGGTAAAAACAACGTAAGTTGTACTGACTGTCACATGCCACGTGTTGCTAAAGCAAACGGTAAAGGTAAGTTCACAGACCATAAAGTGGGTAACCCATTTGATCGTTTCGACGAAACTTGTGCAACTTGTCATGAAGGCAAAACAAAAGAGTTCATGATGGAAGTAACACATGAGAATCAAAAAAGTGTTACTGAAATTAAGCTAAGAGCTGAAACTCAGCTTGTACACGCTCACTTCGAAGCGGGTGCAGCTTGGGATGCTGGTGCGACTGAAGCGGAAATGAAACCTATCTTAACTGATATCCGTCACAGTCAATGGCGTTGGGACTTTGCAACTGCATCTCACGGTGTTGCTGCTCATGCTCCAGCTGAAGCATTACGTATTCTAGGTGGCGCAGTTGATAAAGCAGCTGATGCGCGTATCAAGTTAGCGCAATTACTTGCAGCTAAAGGCGTTAAAATGCCAATCGCTATTCCAGATATCTCGACTAAAGCTAAAGCACAAAAAGCCTTAGGTATGGACATGGATAAGATGAATGCTGATAAGCAAAAATTCTTAAAAGACCTTGTTCCACAATGGGATGCTGAAGCTAAAAAGCGTGAAGCAACTTACTAA
- the narQ gene encoding nitrate/nitrite two-component system sensor histidine kinase NarQ: MTKRGSLTSTILRLMLVLIFISSSLAVYSIINLTFSIGDARAINASGSLRMQSYRLKLFLDRDEKLLNEKISLFEATLHSEALERSLTWYSPDDLSQQYLLVINKWEQMRSHIENNRQDLYSASLKNFVDTIDLLVLEMERFAALKLRILVIGQIIGLFLMLIVATAATRYTRIRMVEPILQLMDVANAISKGNFKVDVPQTEYVELHALGEAFKKTASELDTLYQDLEGQVNDKTIALTRANNELSFLYDNLIRLHADSLDYKSLSSALTHLQQFEDLDYVRLVIEHVDNSVDCIEADNGWIDTNKQEHTADTTQEAQIKPVKYNLQLEDKSLGYIEVISHKPLNNMLFVNFAMMLTRSIVIHNATEERQQLALMEERAVIARELHDSLGQLLSYLKIQVSLLRKQMDPNCITDKVETQLIDINDGVSTAYGQLRELLSTFRLTIKDPNLGQAIEVMLSQLRKQSGIEINLNYQLSPHLLAAKQHIHVLQLTREATINAIKHAKPSKIEIDCFLADSDMIHINIKDDGIGVSHLKERDQHFGIGIMHERATKLHGSVKFDNNPKGGTTVSLVFPPQQEPLNG; this comes from the coding sequence ATGACAAAACGAGGCAGCCTAACCTCCACTATTCTTAGACTAATGTTAGTCCTAATTTTCATTTCTTCCAGCTTGGCGGTGTATTCAATTATCAACCTTACTTTCAGTATTGGTGATGCCCGAGCAATCAATGCATCAGGCTCGCTCCGTATGCAAAGTTATCGGTTAAAATTATTTTTAGACAGAGATGAGAAATTACTGAATGAAAAGATAAGTTTATTCGAAGCAACACTCCACTCTGAAGCGTTAGAACGCTCATTAACTTGGTACAGTCCTGATGACTTGTCACAGCAATATTTATTGGTCATCAATAAGTGGGAACAAATGCGCTCCCACATTGAAAATAATCGACAAGATTTGTACTCAGCTTCGTTAAAAAATTTCGTTGATACGATTGATTTATTAGTGCTTGAAATGGAGCGCTTTGCAGCCCTCAAACTGCGTATTTTGGTCATAGGCCAAATCATCGGGTTATTTTTAATGTTGATTGTTGCCACCGCAGCTACCCGATACACTCGTATCAGAATGGTAGAGCCTATACTCCAATTGATGGATGTCGCCAACGCGATATCTAAGGGCAATTTCAAGGTTGATGTACCTCAGACAGAATATGTAGAGCTGCATGCACTAGGGGAAGCTTTCAAAAAAACCGCCTCTGAGCTCGATACTCTATATCAAGATCTTGAGGGACAAGTGAATGACAAAACTATTGCATTAACCCGTGCAAATAATGAGTTAAGCTTCTTATACGACAACCTTATTCGACTTCACGCCGACAGCTTAGATTATAAATCACTCAGTTCAGCACTCACTCATTTACAACAGTTTGAAGATTTAGATTATGTCAGACTGGTTATTGAGCATGTTGATAACTCGGTCGATTGTATTGAAGCAGACAACGGCTGGATTGATACCAATAAGCAAGAACACACAGCTGATACAACCCAAGAAGCACAAATTAAACCGGTAAAATATAACCTACAATTAGAAGATAAAAGCTTAGGTTATATTGAGGTGATTTCGCATAAACCACTCAATAATATGCTATTTGTTAATTTTGCTATGATGCTAACCCGTTCAATTGTTATTCATAATGCGACAGAGGAAAGACAGCAGCTAGCATTAATGGAAGAACGAGCGGTAATAGCCAGAGAACTCCATGATTCATTAGGACAACTTCTCTCCTATTTAAAAATTCAAGTCAGTTTGTTGCGCAAACAAATGGACCCCAATTGTATTACTGACAAAGTTGAAACCCAGCTGATAGATATTAATGATGGAGTCAGCACCGCATACGGCCAGCTTAGAGAACTTTTATCAACCTTTAGATTAACCATCAAAGATCCTAATTTAGGCCAAGCAATTGAAGTGATGTTAAGCCAATTGCGTAAGCAGTCTGGTATTGAAATTAATCTTAACTATCAGCTCTCACCACACTTACTAGCAGCGAAACAACATATCCATGTTTTACAACTGACACGTGAAGCAACAATCAACGCGATCAAGCATGCAAAACCTTCAAAAATAGAAATTGATTGTTTTTTGGCAGATTCTGATATGATACACATCAATATCAAGGATGATGGAATTGGCGTGTCGCATCTAAAAGAACGAGATCAGCATTTTGGTATTGGGATCATGCATGAACGTGCAACTAAACTGCATGGCAGCGTCAAGTTTGATAATAATCCGAAGGGCGGCACAACAGTCTCTCTCGTATTTCCACCCCAGCAGGAGCCTCTAAATGGGTAA
- a CDS encoding insulinase family protein gives MLIQKNKHPKLIIISSMIMLALMTLGCQHSPIHFTEAQAPNIPSFDVPENHTSASNTSTDLSQLLADTQQAQSKAIKPVAYQLPHTITLTKQFHAHQWLSSEVNDSGLNRLYLIGISAQQPITHPDILVEAFKQKLEEMANTTAYSPQMASCLSSIKIRASLHSVGMTIECSATDQQLQQQLWQFWEKGALSDINIATVIRNLKLNKHIGAFTGSEIDTTFRQQLLGQQHPYNLNVRNQSAINELDNTTLQTLHNKIRQQLQWHLFIPSPITSATHGVAQSSLNSTSDSQLNSPLNSQLNNLSSSTSTSSANKQNAVITSSDIFVPTWLATTQPNLTEVQPNIITNSTGSATKQSTQTILIINAKDTVQTQARVGFVLAKPDLVNTTNHNQNSTDCKTIAALLGRSYSGRLFYDLRETRGLTYGIYGRCVDAPLSQYLYFYGSTSLENSGAFLKGIIDHTQLLKDQAAKQTEINAVITYLMGKQQLASDHKYGKESRYINNLLLGRTASFEQLQHETLNSLTPKAITTMANHVFEGNPVIVLRGDADKIIPDLNEKLPHWQVITISP, from the coding sequence ATGTTGATACAAAAAAATAAACATCCCAAACTCATTATTATCAGCAGCATGATAATGTTGGCATTAATGACATTAGGTTGTCAGCACTCACCCATTCACTTTACCGAAGCGCAAGCGCCGAACATTCCGTCATTTGACGTTCCAGAAAACCACACCTCTGCTAGCAATACGTCAACCGATTTATCCCAGTTATTGGCCGATACTCAACAAGCACAATCTAAAGCTATAAAACCAGTTGCTTATCAGTTACCGCACACCATAACCTTAACAAAGCAGTTTCACGCTCATCAGTGGCTATCAAGTGAGGTTAATGATTCTGGGTTAAATCGACTATACTTAATCGGCATTTCAGCCCAGCAACCGATAACTCACCCCGATATTTTAGTTGAAGCTTTCAAGCAAAAACTTGAAGAAATGGCCAATACAACCGCCTACTCACCACAAATGGCAAGCTGCTTGAGCAGCATTAAGATAAGAGCCAGTCTTCATAGCGTAGGAATGACCATTGAATGCAGCGCAACCGATCAACAATTGCAGCAACAGCTCTGGCAGTTTTGGGAAAAAGGTGCGCTAAGCGACATCAATATTGCAACCGTCATACGCAACTTGAAACTTAATAAACACATTGGTGCTTTTACTGGTTCTGAAATCGACACGACATTTCGCCAGCAGCTATTAGGACAACAGCACCCTTACAATCTCAATGTTCGCAATCAGTCTGCAATCAATGAGCTAGATAACACGACACTGCAAACTTTACACAACAAAATACGTCAGCAACTTCAATGGCATTTATTTATCCCCTCTCCAATAACTTCGGCTACACATGGTGTTGCTCAGAGCTCTTTGAATAGCACATCGGATAGTCAATTGAATAGCCCATTGAATAGTCAATTGAATAACCTTTCGAGTAGCACTTCAACTAGCTCTGCCAACAAGCAAAACGCAGTCATAACCAGCTCTGATATTTTTGTGCCAACTTGGTTAGCCACAACTCAGCCTAATTTGACTGAAGTACAACCAAATATCATTACCAACAGCACTGGTTCAGCAACAAAACAATCAACACAGACAATTCTTATCATTAACGCTAAAGATACTGTTCAAACCCAAGCTCGAGTGGGCTTTGTGTTAGCAAAACCTGATCTGGTCAACACCACAAATCACAATCAAAATAGTACCGATTGCAAAACCATCGCAGCATTACTCGGTCGAAGTTACTCAGGGCGGCTATTTTATGATTTACGTGAAACACGTGGGCTCACATATGGTATTTACGGTCGGTGTGTCGATGCGCCATTAAGTCAATACCTGTATTTTTATGGCAGCACTTCATTAGAGAATTCTGGCGCATTCCTAAAAGGAATAATCGATCATACTCAGTTGTTAAAAGATCAAGCAGCTAAACAGACTGAAATTAATGCAGTGATCACTTACTTAATGGGTAAACAACAACTGGCAAGCGACCATAAATACGGCAAAGAAAGCCGTTATATTAACAACTTACTTTTAGGTAGAACGGCTAGCTTTGAGCAATTACAACATGAAACCCTTAACTCACTGACACCAAAAGCAATAACAACCATGGCTAACCATGTTTTTGAAGGTAATCCCGTTATTGTTTTGCGTGGCGATGCCGATAAAATCATCCCAGATCTAAATGAGAAGCTACCACACTGGCAAGTGATAACTATCTCTCCATAA